From a single Lolium rigidum isolate FL_2022 chromosome 7, APGP_CSIRO_Lrig_0.1, whole genome shotgun sequence genomic region:
- the LOC124674135 gene encoding probable polyol transporter 4, with translation MTESVKTRPATVAAQSIGEYRRVEPELEEELDEEEWGRRTEARSRGRRRAERYVFTCALFASLNAILLGYDVGVMSGAIIYIQKDLHITEFQEEILVGCLSVISLLGSLSGGRTSDAIGRKWTMGLGAVIFQTGAVIMTFAPSFTVLMVGRLLAGVGIGFGAMISAVYIAEISPASARGTLTSLPEICINLGILLGYVSNYAFSGLSEHISWRVMLGVGILPSVFIGVALFVIPESPRWLMMEKRVPEARAVLLQISESEAEVDERLAEIEEAANIMKSVKSEDKAVWRELLSPSPAVRRMLYAGCGIQLFQQITGIDATVYYSPTIFRDAGIKSDQELLAATVAVGFTKTIFILVAIFLIDKVGRKPLLYVSTIGMTVCLFVLGIALTLQKHAMGLISPSIGIDLAIFAVCGNVAFFSIGMGPICWVLSSEIFPVRLRAQASALGQVGGRVGSGLVSMSFLSMARAISVGGMFFVFGAISTVSVAFVYFCVPETKGKTLEQIEIMFEGGKGWKGGEVELEDTQHLIQDDKKSASLG, from the exons ATGACGGAGTCGGTGAAGACGAGGccagcgacggtggcggcgcagaGCATCGGCGAGTACCGGCGGGTGgagccggagctggaggaggagctggaCGAGGAAGAGTGGGGCCGCCGGACCGAGGCGCGCAGCCGCGGGCGCAGGAGGGCGGAGAGATACGTCTTCACCTGCGCGCTCTTCGCCTCGCTCAACGCCATTCTCCTCGGCTACG ATGTTGGTGTCATGAGTGGCGCAATCATCTACATCCAGAAAGATCTCCACATTACCGAGTTTCAGGAAGAAATCCTAGTGGGCTGCCTAAGTGTGATCTCACTCTTGGGAAGTCTGTCAGGAGGAAGAACGTCTGATGCGATCGGCAGAAAATGGACAATGGGCCTTGGTGCAGTTATCTTTCAGACCGGTGCGGTCATCATGACATTTGCTCCTTCATTCACTGTGCTCATGGTAGGGAGGCTTCTCGCCGGGGTGGGTATCGGCTTTGGCGCCATGATATCTGCTGTCTACATTGCTGAGATCTCCCCCGCGTCTGCCCGTGGGACTCTCACATCCCTCCCCGAGATCTGCATAAACTTAGGGATCCTCCTGGGCTACGTTTCCAACTATGCATTTTCAGGCCTCTCCGAGCACATTAGTTGGAGGGTCATGCTTGGTGTCGGTATCCTTCCGTCTGTCTTCATCGGTGTCGCGCTTTTTGTGATCCCGGAGTCCCCTAGGTGGCTGATGATGGAGAAAAGAGTTCCAGAAGCGAGGGCAGTGTTGTTGCAGATTAGTGAGTCAGAAGCTGAGGTTGATGAAAGGCTGGCTGAGATTGAGGAAGCTGCAAATATTATGAAGTCTGTAAAGTCTGAGGACAAAGCGGTGTGGAGGGAACTACTGAGCCCTTCCCCTGCTGTTCGTAGGATGCTATATGCTGGATGTGGTATTCAGTTGTTCCAGCAGATCACTGGAATCGATGCTACCGTCTATTACAGCCCAACAATTTTCAGGGATGCTGGAATCAAGTCTGACCAGGAGCTTCTTGCAGCGACAGTTGCTGTTGGGTTTACTAAGACGATTTTCATATTGGTTGCAATTTTCCTCATTGATAAAGTTGGGCGCAAGCCGCTTCTTTATGTCAGCACCATTGGCATGACGGTCTGCTTATTTGTCTTGGGGATTGCACTTACATTGCAGAAGCATGCCATGGGGCTTATTTCTCCGAGTATTGGGATTGATCTGGCAATCTTTGCAGTTTGTGGGAATGTGGCATTCTTTTCAATTGGGATGGGACCGATTTGTTGGGTCTTGTCGTCAGAGATATTTCCTGTAAGATTACGAGCTCAGGCATCAGCACTTGGTCAAGTAGGTGGTAGAGTGGGCAGTGGTCTGGTTTCCATGTCATTCCTCTCCATGGCCCGTGCTATATCCGTGGGGGGAATGTTCTTTGTCTTTGGAGCAATCTCGACTGTCTCGGTTGCTTTTGTGTACTTCTGTGTGCCAGAAACTAAAGGGAAAACTCTGGAGCAGATTGAAATAATGTTTGAAGGTGGGAAAGGATGGAAAGGAGGAGAGGTCGAGCTTGAAGATACACAACACTTAATACAGGACGACAAGAAGTCTGCCTCTCTAGGTTGA